In Vicinamibacteria bacterium, the following are encoded in one genomic region:
- a CDS encoding PfkB family carbohydrate kinase, with product MSPHPSRERLLEIVAAFERVRVLAFVDLVADEYVYGQISRVSREAPVLILDYDETRLVPGGGANALNNMATLGGRPIAVGVVGRDLPGRELLSQLRAAGADVTAVRTMASYKTPTKTRILAGGLHSTKQQVVRIDRKTRVERDRDLERHLDEAVRELLPEADVLLVSDYDYGLMTPELGNALARRAASLRKRTVLDSRFALHRYTGFTSATPNEPEVEAALGVRIGNDQATLERSGRKLLDKMRTRALLVTRGKDGMALFEPRRPVRYVPIYGTDDVADVTGAGDTVTSAFSLALGAGATFFEAAVLANYAGGIVVMKRGTATVSREELADAIVSHP from the coding sequence TTGAGCCCGCATCCTTCTCGCGAGCGCCTCCTCGAGATTGTCGCCGCCTTCGAGCGCGTGCGCGTCCTGGCGTTCGTCGATCTCGTGGCCGACGAGTACGTGTACGGTCAGATCTCTCGCGTGAGCCGAGAGGCTCCCGTTCTCATTCTCGATTACGACGAGACGCGTCTCGTCCCCGGGGGCGGCGCGAATGCGTTGAACAATATGGCGACCCTCGGCGGTCGGCCCATCGCGGTGGGGGTCGTTGGAAGAGATCTGCCCGGCCGGGAGCTTCTGTCGCAGCTTCGAGCCGCTGGCGCCGATGTCACCGCCGTTCGCACGATGGCGAGCTACAAAACCCCGACCAAGACCCGGATCCTCGCCGGGGGCTTGCACTCGACGAAGCAGCAAGTCGTGCGGATCGACCGCAAAACCAGGGTCGAGCGCGATCGAGACCTGGAGCGTCACCTCGACGAGGCGGTTCGGGAGCTCCTGCCCGAAGCCGACGTCCTGCTGGTATCCGACTACGATTACGGGCTGATGACGCCGGAGCTCGGCAATGCACTGGCGCGTCGTGCGGCGTCCCTTCGCAAGCGGACGGTGCTGGACTCGCGCTTCGCCCTGCATCGTTACACGGGATTCACCTCGGCCACGCCCAACGAGCCCGAGGTCGAGGCGGCGCTCGGCGTGCGCATTGGAAACGACCAAGCGACGCTCGAGCGATCCGGGCGAAAGCTCCTCGACAAGATGCGCACTCGTGCGCTTCTCGTCACCCGGGGAAAGGATGGAATGGCGCTCTTCGAGCCGCGCCGACCGGTGAGATACGTACCGATCTACGGGACGGATGACGTCGCCGACGTCACCGGGGCGGGAGATACCGTCACCAGTGCGTTTTCTCTGGCACTCGGAGCCGGCGCCACGTTTTTCGAGGCCGCGGTGCTCGCGAACTATGCCGGCGGCATCGTGGTGATGAAGAGGGGTACGGCGACGGTGTCGCGCGAGGAGTTGGCGGATGCCATCGTCTCCCATCCGTAG